One genomic region from Spirulina subsalsa PCC 9445 encodes:
- a CDS encoding trifunctional serine/threonine-protein kinase/ATP-binding protein/sensor histidine kinase, with translation MTNLTKTSSVNPPTLKGYTILELLYLGSRTAVYRGVEDESQTPVVIKVLRREYPSFGELVQLRNQYAIAQNLPIAGIVQPLRLESLGNGYALVMEDVGGIALGDYCQQKRLGVSEVLDIAIQVAEILHHLHQHRIIHKDIKPANLLIHPESKEIKLIDFSIASLLPKETQEIQSPNILEGTLAYIAPEQTGRMNRGIDYRTDFYGLGVTLYELLTGRLPFTATDPLELIHYHIAQRPTPIEELNPAVPLMVGAIAAKLMAKNAEDRYQSALGLKYDLEACLTQWQTCGEIQEFSLGTRDLSDRFLIPEKLYGRQAEVQTLLEAFDRVAQGTVELMLVAGFSGIGKTAVINEVHKPIVRQRGYFIKGKFDQFNRQIPLSAFIQALQDLMGQLLSESDSQLEQWKTKILSALGDNGQVLIEVLPELEQVIGSQPEVTELSGTAAQNRFNLLFQQFISVFTTSEHPLVLFLDDLQWADPASLQLIKLLMNEQGYLLLLGAYRDNEVFPSHPFIVTVEELKKAQKIIHTLTLAPLKFENVNNLVADTLHCSQDLAKPLTELINQKTRGNPFFTTQFIKALHEDHYISFNYDQRYWQCDLEQVHTLSLTNNVVEFMALQLQKLPETSQEILKLAACVGNQFDLNTLAIVSQKTPHEVALALWQVLREGFVIPTSRIYKFFQGEQDKQIDSGESVNPTYRFLHDRVQQAAYSLIPRDHKQVTHLKIGELLQENLTEIERDEKLFDIVGHLNLGQDLIEDSDGREKLARFNLEAAQKARTSTAYSAALEFVQMGLNLLDEQSWETQYDLTLNLHIVGAEIAYLNGNLIQMETRIEAVLHSTPTILDRVKVYEIKINALTAQTRMLDAVDVGRNALAQLGIDLPEEPDETKIKQALQRLGTKLEGQKIEDLAHLPAMTDPQMSAVMKVLGMLFAPIFQGATHLMPLLTCEMVSLSLEFGNAPASIIGYVAHGMMLCAFLGDVELGYRFGRLAMSLLDKPENQPFKSCILLLFGNFIHHHKESLPETFPVFKEGMLAGIEVGDFVYYGYNVTVNFSHHFFAGMPLNDWQGEMEEYCTFLEKIKQYSGLNYVRMEQEVIQNLLKFSSTPEVLQGNAYDEGVMLEKHHQEQELTPIGFLYVYKLLLAYLFGRYDQALGIVETVQPYIIAVTGMFQTPVFHFYAGLTYLQQYARQEEGEQQGILEQVQHHQQILTRWAYFAPMNHQHKVELLEAEKCRVLGNKAGAIEGYDRAIAQAQTNGYLHEAALGNELAAEFYLDWGKEAIAQTYLTQAYYSYVHWGATAKVEQLEQCYPSLLAPILQTVQSPLSATETVFSTTPFSHLPTLGEQTSTSTSMAQTLDLTTVLKASQTLSSEIELEQLLSTLLQTVLENAGADKGVLLMPHESKWYVEGVAQLGESARVTPVPFAQSVDVPHRLIHSIKRSLQPTVIMDATADPSLATDAYILQQQPKSVLCTPILHQGKLVAILYLENRLTVGVFTGDRVELLRFLCTQAAISLENARLYQQAQQALKDLQEAQLQMVQSEKMSALGNLVAGIAHEINNPLGFILGNVKEAIANFTDISDYLRLYQEKYPPEDEAIKAKGEEVEIDYLLEDFPNLLASMVTGCDRIQEISTSLRIFSRADHQKKIPFNLHDGLNSTLLILKHRLKANASRPAIEVIQNYGQIPPIRCFPGELNQVFMNILANAIDALEENSHNKTFAQMVAHPNQIIIHTTQLNHTVKIAIADNGQGIDESVKPQIFNHLFTTKAVGKGTGLGLAIARQIVVEKHQGEITVNSQPGKGTEFIITLPFDPEPK, from the coding sequence ATGACGAACTTGACGAAAACATCCTCTGTGAACCCCCCCACTCTTAAGGGGTATACTATCCTTGAGTTATTATATTTAGGTTCTCGGACGGCTGTTTATCGGGGGGTGGAGGATGAGTCGCAGACTCCGGTAGTGATTAAGGTGTTGCGACGGGAATATCCGAGTTTTGGGGAGTTGGTACAGTTACGGAATCAATATGCGATCGCCCAAAATCTCCCGATTGCTGGTATTGTTCAACCCCTGCGCTTAGAATCCCTCGGAAATGGCTATGCTTTGGTGATGGAAGATGTGGGGGGAATCGCTTTAGGGGATTACTGTCAGCAAAAACGGTTAGGGGTGAGTGAGGTGTTAGACATTGCCATTCAAGTGGCCGAAATTCTCCATCATCTTCATCAACACCGCATTATTCATAAAGATATTAAACCCGCAAATCTGTTAATTCATCCTGAATCAAAAGAAATTAAATTAATTGATTTTAGTATTGCGTCTTTGTTGCCGAAAGAAACCCAAGAAATTCAAAGTCCCAATATTTTAGAAGGAACGTTAGCGTATATTGCACCGGAACAAACGGGACGCATGAATCGGGGAATTGATTATCGCACGGATTTTTATGGGTTGGGAGTAACTCTGTATGAATTACTGACGGGGAGGCTTCCCTTTACGGCTACCGATCCCCTAGAGTTAATTCACTACCATATTGCACAGCGGCCAACCCCAATCGAGGAGCTAAATCCGGCGGTTCCCTTGATGGTGGGTGCGATCGCCGCTAAACTGATGGCCAAGAATGCCGAAGATCGCTATCAAAGTGCCTTGGGGTTGAAATATGACCTTGAAGCGTGTTTAACCCAGTGGCAAACCTGCGGGGAAATTCAGGAGTTTTCCCTCGGCACTCGGGATTTAAGCGATCGCTTTCTCATCCCCGAAAAGCTCTATGGACGACAGGCAGAGGTTCAGACCCTTTTAGAAGCGTTTGATCGAGTCGCTCAAGGCACTGTAGAACTCATGCTTGTAGCAGGCTTTTCCGGTATTGGCAAAACGGCTGTTATCAATGAAGTTCATAAGCCCATTGTACGCCAACGGGGGTATTTTATCAAGGGTAAATTTGACCAATTTAATCGTCAGATTCCCCTCTCTGCTTTCATTCAAGCATTACAGGATTTAATGGGACAATTACTCTCTGAATCCGACAGTCAATTAGAGCAATGGAAAACTAAAATATTGTCAGCCTTGGGGGACAATGGACAGGTTTTGATTGAAGTTTTACCCGAATTAGAACAAGTCATTGGTTCACAGCCTGAAGTAACAGAACTTTCAGGAACGGCCGCTCAAAATCGCTTTAATTTACTCTTTCAACAGTTCATTTCTGTTTTTACCACCTCAGAACATCCCCTCGTTTTATTCTTAGATGATTTACAATGGGCAGATCCAGCCTCTTTACAACTGATTAAGCTCCTAATGAATGAACAGGGGTATTTACTCTTATTAGGTGCATATCGGGACAATGAGGTATTCCCGAGTCATCCTTTTATCGTAACCGTAGAAGAACTGAAAAAAGCCCAGAAAATCATACACACTTTAACCTTAGCACCCTTGAAATTTGAGAACGTCAATAATCTCGTCGCGGATACCCTTCACTGTTCCCAAGATTTAGCCAAACCCCTGACCGAATTAATTAACCAAAAAACCCGAGGTAATCCCTTTTTTACCACCCAATTTATCAAAGCTCTCCACGAAGATCACTATATTTCCTTTAACTACGACCAACGTTATTGGCAATGTGATCTAGAACAAGTCCACACCTTATCTTTAACCAATAATGTCGTTGAGTTCATGGCGCTACAGTTGCAAAAACTACCTGAAACCAGCCAAGAAATTCTGAAACTTGCCGCTTGTGTCGGCAATCAATTTGATTTAAATACCTTGGCGATTGTATCTCAAAAAACGCCCCATGAGGTAGCACTTGCGCTGTGGCAAGTTTTGCGGGAAGGATTTGTTATTCCCACCAGTCGCATCTATAAGTTCTTTCAAGGAGAACAGGATAAACAGATAGATTCTGGGGAATCAGTCAATCCCACCTATCGCTTTTTACATGATCGAGTTCAACAAGCCGCTTATTCTTTAATTCCTCGGGATCACAAACAAGTGACTCACCTTAAAATTGGGGAACTGCTACAAGAGAATTTAACCGAAATTGAACGAGACGAAAAGCTATTTGATATTGTGGGTCATTTAAATCTGGGTCAGGATTTAATAGAAGACTCAGACGGACGGGAAAAATTAGCTCGTTTTAATTTAGAAGCAGCCCAAAAAGCCCGCACATCAACCGCTTACAGCGCCGCTCTAGAGTTTGTCCAAATGGGGTTAAATTTATTAGATGAGCAAAGTTGGGAAACTCAATATGATTTAACCTTAAACCTCCATATTGTGGGGGCAGAAATTGCCTACTTAAATGGAAATTTAATCCAAATGGAGACGAGAATTGAAGCGGTTTTACACTCGACTCCAACCATATTAGATCGGGTGAAAGTTTATGAGATTAAGATTAATGCTCTCACCGCTCAAACTCGGATGTTAGATGCTGTTGACGTGGGTCGAAATGCCCTCGCACAATTAGGGATTGATTTACCCGAAGAACCAGATGAGACTAAAATTAAGCAAGCTCTTCAGAGATTAGGCACGAAATTAGAAGGTCAAAAAATTGAGGATTTGGCGCATCTTCCCGCCATGACAGATCCTCAAATGAGTGCCGTAATGAAAGTATTAGGAATGTTGTTTGCGCCTATTTTTCAAGGGGCGACTCATTTAATGCCTTTACTGACTTGTGAAATGGTGAGTCTTTCCCTAGAATTTGGCAATGCTCCGGCCTCCATTATTGGTTATGTGGCTCATGGGATGATGCTTTGTGCCTTTTTGGGAGACGTGGAGTTAGGCTACCGTTTTGGTCGCTTGGCTATGAGTTTGTTAGATAAACCCGAAAACCAGCCCTTTAAGTCTTGTATTTTGCTGTTATTTGGCAACTTTATTCATCATCATAAAGAGTCACTACCGGAAACCTTTCCTGTATTTAAGGAGGGAATGTTAGCGGGGATAGAAGTGGGAGATTTTGTCTATTATGGGTATAATGTCACGGTCAACTTTTCCCATCATTTCTTTGCGGGAATGCCCCTTAATGATTGGCAAGGAGAAATGGAGGAATATTGTACCTTTTTGGAGAAAATTAAACAGTATTCTGGTTTAAACTATGTTAGAATGGAACAGGAAGTCATCCAGAATTTACTCAAGTTTAGTTCAACTCCAGAGGTCTTACAAGGAAATGCCTATGATGAGGGGGTGATGTTAGAAAAACATCATCAAGAGCAGGAATTAACACCCATCGGTTTTCTCTATGTTTATAAGTTGCTTTTAGCCTATTTATTTGGACGCTATGACCAAGCGTTAGGGATTGTTGAGACGGTACAACCCTATATTATTGCTGTGACGGGAATGTTCCAAACTCCGGTTTTTCATTTCTATGCAGGCTTGACTTATTTACAACAGTATGCAAGGCAAGAGGAAGGCGAACAACAAGGGATTTTAGAGCAAGTCCAGCACCATCAACAAATATTAACCCGGTGGGCTTATTTTGCGCCGATGAATCATCAGCATAAGGTGGAGTTACTGGAGGCGGAAAAATGCCGGGTTTTGGGCAATAAAGCGGGGGCGATTGAGGGGTATGATCGGGCGATCGCACAAGCTCAAACTAATGGCTACCTGCACGAGGCCGCACTAGGCAATGAACTAGCGGCGGAATTTTATCTCGATTGGGGGAAAGAGGCGATCGCTCAAACCTACCTGACCCAAGCCTACTATAGTTATGTTCACTGGGGAGCAACGGCTAAAGTCGAACAGTTAGAGCAATGTTACCCCAGTTTGTTAGCCCCCATCTTACAAACCGTTCAGAGTCCCCTCTCAGCCACCGAAACCGTCTTTAGTACGACTCCTTTCTCTCACTTACCCACCCTAGGAGAACAGACTTCCACCTCCACCAGTATGGCTCAAACCCTTGATCTGACAACGGTTTTAAAGGCCTCTCAAACCCTATCCAGTGAGATTGAATTAGAGCAACTCCTCAGTACCCTTCTTCAAACGGTGCTAGAAAACGCGGGAGCCGATAAAGGGGTGTTATTAATGCCCCATGAGTCGAAATGGTATGTTGAAGGGGTGGCTCAATTGGGAGAATCTGCACGGGTGACACCTGTTCCCTTCGCTCAGAGTGTAGATGTTCCCCATCGTTTAATCCATAGTATTAAACGCAGTCTACAACCGACGGTGATTATGGATGCCACGGCTGACCCCAGTTTAGCGACCGATGCCTATATTCTCCAACAGCAGCCGAAGAGTGTGTTATGTACTCCCATTTTGCATCAAGGGAAACTGGTGGCCATCTTGTACTTAGAGAATCGTCTCACCGTTGGGGTCTTTACAGGCGATCGCGTGGAACTTCTGCGTTTCCTGTGTACCCAAGCCGCCATTAGCTTAGAAAACGCTCGTCTCTATCAACAAGCACAACAGGCCTTAAAAGACTTACAAGAGGCACAATTACAGATGGTGCAAAGTGAGAAAATGTCTGCACTAGGAAATTTAGTCGCTGGGATTGCCCACGAAATCAACAATCCTCTGGGGTTTATCTTAGGGAATGTCAAAGAAGCGATCGCCAACTTTACCGACATTAGCGACTATTTGCGACTCTATCAAGAAAAATACCCCCCAGAGGACGAGGCCATTAAAGCCAAGGGGGAAGAGGTAGAAATTGACTATTTACTGGAGGATTTCCCCAATTTATTGGCTTCAATGGTGACCGGGTGCGATCGCATACAAGAAATCAGCACCAGTTTACGCATTTTCTCCCGCGCTGATCATCAGAAAAAAATTCCCTTTAATCTCCATGACGGCCTCAATAGTACCCTCCTCATCCTCAAACATCGCCTCAAAGCCAACGCCTCTCGCCCCGCCATTGAAGTGATCCAAAACTACGGTCAAATCCCCCCCATTCGCTGTTTTCCCGGGGAATTAAACCAAGTGTTTATGAACATCTTAGCCAACGCCATTGATGCCCTAGAAGAAAATAGCCACAACAAAACCTTTGCCCAAATGGTCGCCCATCCCAATCAAATCATCATTCACACCACCCAACTAAACCACACCGTAAAGATTGCCATAGCCGACAATGGTCAAGGCATTGACGAAAGCGTAAAACCCCAAATCTTTAACCATTTATTCACCACCAAAGCCGTCGGCAAAGGAACAGGTTTAGGTTTAGCCATTGCCCGTCAAATTGTAGTAGAAAAACATCAAGGAGAGATCACCGTTAACTCCCAACCCGGTAAAGGAACAGAGTTTATCATTACCTTACCTTTTGATCCTGAACCGAAATAG
- a CDS encoding patatin-like phospholipase family protein, giving the protein MTYRILSLDGGGIRGVLSAQLLVQVEKVVQREKGQKLHEYFDLITGTSSGSIVATGIAVGKTARQVVDLFRNDGKRIFPYSGAMGYLSPQRFSLIWEYGISAPKFSHSGFTAVLQEAFEEKTLSQQGEQPKLLVTSYDTITRQPIVFKSWRENEWYSDVPLWTACLCSSSAPTLFPAYYLDYGGRVCSAIDGGVGATNPITCAIAEALRFGVPIADLRILSVGAGRASKGFSYTETRSWGVLQWAGHMLDLLLNAPLDVNEYVARQIIASIPDSHPHYLRLQPLLSTSEFLRLLDFDPVYKNLLQEKLKDHPLKITDSIDDASEINQSLLTVLADCYVKYGTLAVRDEDKDILSASVKERIEQFVQSS; this is encoded by the coding sequence GTGACCTATCGCATTTTGAGCCTAGATGGAGGCGGAATCCGAGGCGTTTTATCGGCTCAACTGTTAGTACAAGTTGAGAAGGTGGTGCAACGGGAGAAAGGGCAAAAACTGCATGAGTATTTTGACTTAATCACCGGAACATCTAGTGGTTCTATTGTCGCCACCGGAATCGCCGTCGGCAAAACAGCGCGGCAAGTGGTGGATCTCTTCCGCAACGACGGCAAGCGGATTTTTCCCTACTCCGGAGCGATGGGTTACTTGTCTCCCCAACGGTTTAGTTTAATCTGGGAATATGGTATATCTGCGCCGAAATTCTCCCATTCGGGCTTTACGGCCGTCTTACAGGAGGCTTTTGAGGAAAAAACCCTGAGCCAACAGGGAGAACAGCCCAAACTGCTGGTAACATCCTATGATACGATTACCCGTCAACCCATTGTCTTCAAAAGTTGGCGCGAGAATGAATGGTATTCTGATGTTCCCCTGTGGACGGCTTGCCTCTGTTCCAGTTCCGCGCCGACCCTCTTCCCGGCCTATTATTTAGACTATGGGGGGCGGGTGTGTTCCGCCATTGATGGGGGAGTTGGGGCAACCAATCCCATTACTTGTGCGATCGCCGAAGCCCTACGTTTTGGCGTTCCCATCGCCGATTTGCGTATCCTCTCCGTCGGCGCAGGTCGTGCCAGCAAAGGCTTTAGCTACACAGAAACCCGCAGTTGGGGCGTATTGCAATGGGCCGGACATATGTTAGATTTACTGCTGAACGCCCCCTTAGACGTTAATGAATATGTAGCCCGGCAAATTATCGCCAGTATCCCCGACAGTCACCCCCACTATCTCCGTCTACAGCCCCTCCTATCCACCAGTGAATTCCTGAGACTCTTAGACTTTGACCCCGTTTATAAAAACCTCTTACAGGAGAAACTCAAAGATCATCCCCTAAAAATTACTGACAGCATTGATGATGCCAGCGAGATCAATCAATCACTGCTCACCGTCCTAGCCGATTGTTATGTCAAATATGGTACATTGGCCGTGCGAGACGAAGATAAAGACATCCTCTCCGCCTCGGTCAAAGAACGGATTGAACAATTTGTTCAATCGAGTTAA
- a CDS encoding DNA phosphorothioation-associated putative methyltransferase, producing MQPDSEQFRQLVQKCQESPIGKHLPGALYVHQSALSALAPQLQDYEQQARTLAPQSHQATLIKFNYDRPTLSYLFYPDFDQDPHPALQGSIQVNLAEETVQYRDYSTSENPPILHRKETFVTPEYPHYALFLELTRREENLGLLDDPRFIGTQREWNKRLQSYGVILEGHSLLRHANRLPLGEFPRIQRHKAAMVRKTLSRPVRAALEAELFSPETTFFDYGCGYGSDLEFIAQKGYVSSGWDPYYRPDTPRTPAQIVNLGYVINVIEDPQERREALIKAWELTQHVLIVAAQVLIQDNLDGQLAYGDGIITRRNTFQKYYEQEELKIYIDQVLGVDAIPVALGIYFVFRDEEQAEIFRAARFRSRATTPRVRLQVKKFEDYAALLTPLMTFITQRGRLPVKGELAQEEEILAEFGTFRRAFSLVLQATDEAEWEAIAEKRRQDLKLYLALTHFGKRPKAQDFSPTVKEDFKALFGSYKQACLLADMMLFSVGDLENLADLCQQSPIGKKHRQAFWIHISALETLDPLLRLYEGCASRTIGRLESATVIKFHLNQPKISYLDYPYFDQDPHPALHATMQIDLRDLHVSYWEADPENPPLLHRKEQLLAPDYPHYAKFARLSQQEEDRGLFDQPKAIRTRQDWLKQMAQQGVMLKNYRLTWREDIDPYRLKVLQAALRRRQKQRRKQGSRGAGEQGGRGAGEQGSRGAGRGGIVASE from the coding sequence ATGCAGCCCGACTCCGAGCAATTTCGCCAACTGGTTCAAAAGTGCCAAGAGAGTCCCATTGGAAAGCATCTCCCGGGGGCGCTCTATGTCCATCAGAGCGCTCTATCCGCCCTTGCCCCCCAATTGCAAGATTACGAACAACAAGCCCGCACCCTTGCCCCCCAAAGCCACCAAGCCACCCTGATTAAATTTAACTACGACCGCCCCACCCTCTCCTACCTGTTTTATCCCGACTTTGACCAAGACCCCCACCCCGCCCTACAAGGTAGCATTCAGGTCAATCTGGCGGAAGAAACCGTGCAGTATCGGGACTATAGCACCTCAGAAAACCCCCCCATCCTCCACCGCAAGGAAACCTTTGTCACCCCCGAATATCCCCACTATGCCCTTTTTTTGGAGTTGACCCGACGGGAGGAAAACCTAGGTCTACTCGATGATCCACGCTTTATCGGCACCCAACGGGAATGGAACAAACGCCTGCAAAGCTATGGCGTGATTCTAGAAGGTCATTCCCTGCTACGCCATGCCAATCGTCTCCCCTTGGGTGAATTTCCGCGCATCCAACGCCATAAAGCCGCCATGGTGAGGAAAACCCTCTCCCGCCCCGTGCGAGCCGCCTTAGAGGCCGAATTATTCAGCCCAGAGACAACGTTTTTTGACTATGGCTGTGGTTATGGCAGTGATTTAGAATTTATCGCCCAAAAAGGCTATGTTAGTTCCGGCTGGGATCCCTACTATCGCCCCGATACCCCCCGCACTCCCGCCCAGATCGTGAATTTGGGCTATGTGATTAATGTGATTGAAGACCCCCAAGAACGACGGGAAGCCCTGATCAAGGCGTGGGAGTTGACCCAACACGTGTTAATTGTCGCCGCTCAGGTCTTGATTCAGGATAACTTAGACGGACAACTGGCCTATGGGGATGGCATTATTACCCGTCGGAATACCTTCCAAAAGTATTACGAACAGGAAGAACTCAAGATTTATATAGACCAAGTGCTAGGGGTGGATGCCATTCCCGTGGCCTTGGGGATTTATTTTGTCTTTCGGGACGAAGAACAGGCGGAAATTTTCCGGGCGGCTCGTTTTCGTTCTCGGGCGACGACTCCTCGGGTACGTCTTCAGGTCAAAAAATTTGAGGATTATGCAGCCTTGCTCACCCCCTTAATGACCTTTATTACCCAACGGGGGCGTTTACCTGTTAAAGGGGAATTAGCCCAAGAAGAGGAAATCTTAGCCGAGTTTGGCACCTTCCGCCGAGCCTTTAGTTTGGTACTTCAAGCAACAGATGAGGCCGAATGGGAGGCGATCGCCGAAAAACGCCGCCAAGACCTCAAACTCTATCTCGCCCTAACCCACTTCGGCAAGCGCCCCAAAGCCCAAGACTTCTCCCCCACCGTTAAAGAAGACTTTAAAGCCCTCTTTGGTAGTTATAAACAGGCCTGTCTTTTAGCCGACATGATGCTGTTTAGTGTCGGCGACCTAGAAAACCTCGCTGACCTTTGCCAACAGAGTCCCATCGGCAAAAAACACCGTCAAGCCTTCTGGATACACATTAGCGCCTTGGAAACCCTAGACCCCCTCCTGCGACTCTATGAAGGCTGTGCTAGTCGCACCATCGGGCGCTTAGAGTCCGCCACCGTGATTAAATTCCACCTCAATCAACCGAAAATTTCCTATCTCGACTATCCCTATTTTGATCAAGATCCCCACCCCGCCCTCCATGCCACAATGCAAATTGATCTGCGGGATCTCCATGTGTCTTACTGGGAAGCCGATCCCGAAAATCCGCCCCTCTTACACCGCAAAGAACAACTCCTCGCCCCCGATTATCCCCATTACGCCAAATTTGCCCGTTTAAGCCAACAGGAAGAAGATCGGGGCTTGTTTGATCAGCCCAAAGCCATTCGTACCCGTCAAGATTGGTTAAAACAGATGGCTCAACAGGGAGTGATGTTGAAAAATTATCGCCTGACTTGGCGGGAGGATATCGATCCCTATCGTTTGAAAGTGTTACAGGCCGCCTTACGTCGTCGTCAAAAACAACGGAGGAAGCAGGGGAGTAGGGGAGCAGGGGAGCAGGGGGGCAGGGGGGCAGGGGAGCAGGGGAGCAGGGGAGCAGGGAGAGGGGGAATAGTGGCTAGTGAATAG
- a CDS encoding PAS domain-containing sensor histidine kinase: MLFPRQIWTQFPQCCDRNLALHPESVSTGVSGVDFLPLELDHPALKTLFTQAFDAILIADDQGQYRAANPAACQLLKMPPYDLIGRSIGDFATQDFNFKQVWQKFLNQGEAQGEFFLIRDDGEIRTVQYRATAHFLPHLHLSILRDITVQVFDEAETQALNVQKHSPQPPIEPKQETAELELEQFFNISLELLCIADNQGRFRRLNRAWETMLGYSLAELEGKPFLELVHPDDIEATLAAMADLDADHTVLRFVNRYRAKNGEYRAIEWSSVPYGKLTYAAARDITERLATEATLEALVNRTKLLNKISVEIRNSLDLDRILQNAVKAIVTELNVDVCAFGWYRPESNPPMWELVKEQKKLNLPSWLGCYKMEDFPLVAAHIFDEKIHQFNRHTSEEIGLTEFCEEVGIDFYLILPIHTAGGQIGGFELGRVGRDKPWQEDEIELLQRIGDQVAIAIYQAQLYQESQAKTIKLEQAYQELQQAQTQLIQVEKMSSLGQLVAGIAHEINNPVSFIYGNVAHIAEYINNLLDLIALYQHNYPQPKRVILEQIEAIDLDFILADLPKILESMKTGAARIRDIIRSLRTFSKLDEAEFKAIDLHENLDSTLVILQNKTSGRAENSAIEVIKCYGDLPLVECYGGLLNQVFMDLLMNGIDAIIERENSQEGEQEFYQGQITITTTLGENNRVLISIADNGVGMIPEVQAKIFNPFFTTKPVGKGTGMGLATSYQIVTQNHGGSLVCSSVYGQGSCFVIELPLCRE; this comes from the coding sequence ATGCTCTTTCCTCGCCAAATCTGGACGCAATTCCCCCAGTGCTGCGATCGCAACTTAGCGCTCCATCCTGAATCTGTTTCTACAGGGGTGTCAGGAGTAGATTTTCTCCCCCTCGAACTGGATCATCCTGCTCTCAAAACCCTCTTTACCCAAGCCTTTGATGCTATCCTGATTGCCGATGATCAAGGGCAATATCGAGCCGCCAATCCTGCCGCTTGTCAACTGTTAAAAATGCCTCCCTATGATTTAATCGGACGTTCTATTGGCGACTTTGCCACCCAAGACTTTAACTTTAAGCAAGTTTGGCAAAAGTTTCTGAATCAAGGAGAAGCCCAAGGGGAGTTTTTTTTAATTCGTGACGATGGGGAAATTCGGACTGTTCAATATCGCGCCACAGCCCATTTTTTACCTCATCTTCATTTGTCGATTTTACGCGATATTACCGTGCAGGTTTTCGATGAAGCCGAAACCCAAGCACTGAACGTTCAAAAACACTCACCTCAACCCCCAATTGAACCTAAACAGGAAACCGCAGAATTAGAACTAGAACAGTTTTTTAATATTAGTTTGGAGCTACTTTGTATTGCTGACAATCAGGGGCGTTTTCGTCGTCTGAATCGAGCTTGGGAAACCATGTTAGGGTATTCTCTCGCTGAACTAGAAGGCAAGCCTTTTTTAGAATTAGTCCATCCTGATGATATAGAGGCTACATTAGCAGCAATGGCAGATTTAGACGCAGATCATACGGTTCTCCGTTTTGTCAACCGTTATCGGGCGAAAAATGGCGAATATCGTGCTATTGAATGGTCATCAGTCCCCTATGGGAAATTAACCTATGCGGCGGCACGCGATATTACAGAACGTCTTGCCACAGAAGCGACTTTAGAAGCGTTAGTCAATCGAACAAAATTATTAAATAAAATTAGTGTAGAAATCCGAAATTCTCTAGATTTGGATAGAATTTTACAAAATGCTGTCAAGGCAATTGTCACAGAATTAAATGTAGATGTTTGTGCTTTTGGCTGGTATCGTCCTGAATCTAACCCTCCCATGTGGGAGCTAGTCAAAGAGCAGAAAAAGCTGAATTTGCCCAGTTGGCTAGGCTGTTATAAAATGGAAGATTTTCCTTTAGTTGCTGCTCATATTTTTGATGAAAAAATTCATCAATTTAATCGTCATACTTCTGAAGAAATCGGCTTGACTGAATTTTGCGAGGAAGTGGGGATTGATTTTTATCTAATTCTGCCCATTCATACTGCTGGTGGACAAATTGGCGGCTTTGAATTAGGTAGAGTCGGCAGGGATAAACCTTGGCAAGAAGATGAAATTGAGTTACTTCAACGGATTGGCGATCAGGTAGCTATTGCTATTTATCAAGCCCAATTGTATCAAGAATCTCAAGCCAAAACAATTAAATTAGAGCAAGCTTATCAAGAACTTCAACAGGCACAAACTCAATTAATCCAAGTAGAAAAAATGTCGAGTTTGGGGCAGTTAGTGGCCGGAATTGCTCATGAAATAAATAACCCGGTGAGTTTTATTTATGGCAATGTTGCCCACATTGCGGAGTATATTAATAATCTTCTGGATTTAATTGCCCTTTATCAACACAATTATCCTCAACCGAAGCGAGTTATTCTTGAGCAAATAGAAGCCATTGATTTGGATTTTATTTTAGCGGATTTGCCCAAAATTTTAGAGTCAATGAAAACTGGGGCGGCTCGTATTCGAGATATTATTCGCTCATTACGCACCTTTTCTAAGTTAGATGAGGCTGAGTTTAAGGCGATTGATCTTCATGAAAATCTAGATAGCACGCTAGTTATTTTGCAAAATAAAACCAGTGGTAGGGCTGAGAATTCTGCTATTGAAGTGATTAAATGTTATGGAGATTTACCTCTTGTGGAGTGCTATGGCGGCTTATTAAATCAAGTGTTTATGGATCTATTAATGAATGGAATTGATGCGATTATTGAACGAGAAAATTCACAGGAGGGAGAGCAAGAATTCTATCAGGGTCAGATTACAATTACCACAACGTTGGGAGAAAATAATCGGGTTTTGATTAGCATTGCAGATAATGGGGTGGGGATGATTCCAGAAGTACAAGCTAAAATCTTTAACCCCTTTTTTACGACTAAACCTGTGGGAAAAGGAACGGGAATGGGACTCGCTACAAGCTATCAAATTGTTACTCAAAATCATGGGGGTTCTCTTGTTTGCTCTTCGGTTTATGGGCAAGGGAGTTGTTTTGTTATTGAGTTACCTTTATGTAGAGAATAG